One part of the Oncorhynchus clarkii lewisi isolate Uvic-CL-2024 chromosome 7, UVic_Ocla_1.0, whole genome shotgun sequence genome encodes these proteins:
- the LOC139412733 gene encoding exosome complex exonuclease RRP44-like, with the protein MLKSKTFVKKTRSGGIMKIVREHYLRDDIWCGSEVCTECKQEETVLQKDACIESNLCSFPHYLLPDTNIVLSQIDILEDPLIKNVIILQTVLQEVRHRSAPIYKRLKDILHDKEKHFYTFTNEHHRETYIEREQGESANDRNDRAIRISTKWYSDHLNNTPTDKKLKVVLLTNDRGNKEKAEESGLLTYRCEEYVKSLIANPELVDRLALTNDDKNEITSSKVLFPEHLPLSRIQSGIKSGTFQQGTFRASRDNYLEATVFVHGEGDDSTEVLIQGLQNLNRAVHQDLVAVEIMPLNQWVAPSSVVLQDEGPKEDDVTEEEEAELKSGPSGAASRKPTGRVVGIIKRNWRPFCGMLFLSQIKEATRHLFTPADRRIPRIRIETRQAATLAGQRIMVAIDGWPKHSRYPNGHFVRSLGSAGDKETETEVLLLEHDVPHQDFSQAVLSFLPKMPWNITEEDMAVREDLRNLTVCSVDPPGCTDIDDALHCRDLPNGNQEVGVHIADVSHFIRPGNAMDLEAANRGTTVYLTGRRIDMVPELLSSNLCSLRSSVERLAFSCIWEINDKAEIVKTRFTKSVINSKASLTYAEAQMRIDDANMNDDTTKSLRGLNRLAKILKKRRIEKGALTLSSPEVRFHIDSETHDPIDLQTKELKETNSMVEEFMLLANISVAQKIYDEFSECALLRKHPAPPPSNYDILNKAAKSKDMVIHTDSAKALADSLDAAQVDGFPYFNTLLRILATRCMMQAVYFCSGMDSDFHHYGLASPIYTHFTSPIRRYSDIIVHRLLAVAIGADSTYPDLMDKHKQSALCNNLNYRHKMAQYAQRASVAYHTQLFFKSRGILNEEGFILFVRKNAIIVLIPKFGLEGTVFFENKDKPSPKLIFNEEAPSLTVEGHSFNMFDKVKVTISLDASNVQHQKIRMSLVEPVISGVSVAPSEPEPEVKRAKLDR; encoded by the exons ATGTTGAAATCAAAAACTTTCGTAAAGAAAACCCGATCAGGCGGGATCATGAAAATAGTCCGCGAGCACTACCTGCGAGACGATATTTGGTGCGGAAGTGAAGTTTGTACAGAATGCAAGCAAGAAGAGACTGTGTTGCAGAAAGACGCTTGCATTGAAAGCAACTTGTGTTCTTTCCCACACTATTTACTCCCAGACACAAATATTGTGTTGAGCCAG ATTGATATCCTGGAGGATCCCTTGATCAAGAACGTGATCATTCTGCAGACTGTACTCCAAGAGGTCCGCCACAGGAGCGCTCCCATCTACAAGCGATTGAAAGACATCCTTCACGACAAGGAAAAACACTTTTACACTTTCACTAACGAACATCACAG AGAAacgtatatagagagagagcagggggaaagCGCCAACGATCGGAATGACAGAGCCATCCGCATATCTACCAAGTGGTACAGTGATCACCTGAACAACACCCCCACGGACAAGAAGCTAAAGGTTGTTTTGCTGACCAACGACCGGGGCAACAAGGAGAAAGCAGAGGAGTCCGGCCTGCTCACATACAGAT GTGAGGAGTACGTCAAGAGTCTGATAGCCAACCCTGAGCTGGTGGATCGACTGGCTTTGACCAACGATGACAAG aatGAGATCACCAGCAGTAAGGTGTTGTTCCCGGAGCACCTGCCCCTGTCTAGGATCCAGTCTGGGATTAAGAGTGGGACCTTCCAACAGGGAACGTTCCGGGCTAGCAGAGACAACTACCTGGAGGCTACTGTGTTTGTCCACGGAGAAGGAGATGACAGTACAGAG GTTCTGATCCAAGGCCTGCAGAACCTGAACAGGGCTGTCCATCAGGACCTGGTTGCTGTGGAGATCATGCCTCTGAACCAATGGGTGGCTCCGTCCTCTGTGGTGCTGCAGGACGAGGGGCCCAAGGAGGATGATgtcacagaggaggaggaggcagagttGAAGAGTGGTCCGTCTGGGGCGGCGTCACGGAAGCCCACAGGCAGGGTGGTGGGCATCATCAAGAGGAACTGGAGACCCTTCTGTGGCATGCTCTTCCTGTCCCAAATCAAAGAG GCCACCCGTCACCTCTTCACCCCAGCCGACCGCCGTATCCCCAGGATCCGTATAGAGACGCGCCAGGCGGCCACGTTGGCAGGACAGAGGATCATGGTGGCCATCGACGGCTGGCCCAAGCACTCCAGATACCCTAAT ggcCATTTTGTTCGTAGCCTGGGAAGTGCAGGGGAcaaggagacggagacggaggTGCTACTACTGGAGCATGATGTCCCTCACCAGGACTTCTCACAGGCCGTCCTCAGTTTCCTCCCCAAGATGCCCTGGAACATCACAGAGGAG GACATGGCTGTGAGAGAGGACCTGAGGAACCTGACCgtctgcagtgtggatcctccTGGCTGTACGGACATAGATGATGCTCTGCACTGTAGAGACCTGCCCAATGGAAACCAAGAG GTTGGTGTCCACATTGCTGATGTGAGCCACTTCATCCGGCCAGGCAACGCTATGGACCTGGAGGCTGCTAACAGAGGAACTACAGTCTACCTGACTGGAAGG AGGATCGACATGGTTCCTGAACTGCTGAGCTCCAACCTGTGTTCTCTACGATCCAGTGTGGAGAG GCTGGCCTTCTCTTGTATATGGGAGATCAACGACAAGGCTGAGATAGTCAAGACCAGATTCACTAAAAGTGTCATCAACTccaag GCCTCCCTGACGTACGCCGAGGCCCAGATGAGGATTGATGACGCCAACATGAATGATGACACCACCAAGAGCTTACGAGGCCTGAACAGACTAGCCAAGATCCTGAAGAAACGGAGGATAGAGAAAGG CGCGTTGACTCTCTCCTCGCCCGAGGTTCGCTTCCACATCGACAGTGAGACTCACGACCCCATAGACCTACAGACCAAGGAACTCAA GGAGACCAACTCGATGGTGGAGGAGTTCATGTTGCTGGCCAACATCTCAGTAGCTCAGAAGATTTATGATGAGTTCTCAGAGTGTGCTCTTCTCAGGAAGCACCCCGCCCCTCCTCCATCCAACTACGACATCCTTAACAAGGCTGCCAAGTCTAAG GACATGGTGATCCACACGGACTCGGCCAAGGCTCTAGCTGACTCTCTGGACGCGGCCCAGGTGGACGGCTTCCCTTACTTCAACACCTTGCTGCGTATCCTAGCAACACGCTGCATGATGCAGGCTGTGTACTTCTGCTCCGGGATGGACAGTGACTTCCACCACTATGGACTGGCctctcccatctacacacacttcACCTCACCTATCAGACG ATACTCTGACATCATCGTGCATCGGCTGCTGGCTGTAGCCATTGGAGCAGACAGCACTTACCCAGACCTGATGGACAAACACAAGCAGTCTGCCCTCTGCAACAACCTCAACTACAGACACAAGATGGCCCAGTACGCACAGCGAGCCTCTGTAGCCTACCACACACAG CTGTTCTTCAAGAGCAGAGGCATCCTGAACGAAGAGGGCTTCATCCTGTTTGTGAGGAAGAACGCCATCATCGTCCTCATCCCTAAGTTTGGTCTGGAGGGAACGGTGTTCTTTGAGAACAAAGATAAACCCAGCCCCAAACTGATCTTCAACGAAGAG GCTCCTAGTCTGACGGTGGAGGGCCACTCCTTCAACATGTTTGACAAGGTCAAGGTGACCATCAGTCTGGATGCGTCCAACGTCCAGCACCAGAAGATCAGGATGTCCCTGGTCGAACCTGTG ATCTCTGGAGTGAGTGTCGCGCCGTCTGAACCAGAACCAGAGGTCAAGAGAGCTAAACTGGACCGTTGA